The genomic DNA GTATGACCGTTGACCCAGGCACCTTCCAGTTCCAGCAGCGACTCGACGGGCTGGGCACCCAGGACGTGCACCTGCAGCTGCAGGGCCTCTTCCAGCGGACTCAGGGTGGCCAGGGCCACGCGCAGCTCGCCCGCTTCGCTGTGCCAGCGCAGGGTCACACCGGGCTGGCTGCAGCTCACGTCCACGATCTCCAGCGCCGTGTCGTCAATGCTCCAGTGAGCTTCGAATCCCTTGAGCGTGTTCTCTCCCGTCAGCTGCAGCTCCAGCACCCAGCCATCGCCTTCGGGACGGGCCTGGGCATCCAGTTCGGTGTCCGGATCGAAGGGCTCTTCCGGGGTGGCCGAGAGCTCGCCGGGGAAGGTGGTGAGGCTGCCCACCACATACTGCAGGATGTAGGCCGGGTCCACCGCGTCCACCACACCGTCACCGGTCACATCGGCCACCGCCAGCTGCAGCGGGGTCAGGACGATGCCACCCACCAGATGGCTCAGCACCAGACTGGCGTCGTAGGCATGGATCTCGCCGTTCAGGCTCACGTCACCCAGGCGGGGCAACTGCAGTACGGTGGTCCAGGGCTCGTAGTCCACATAGTCGGAGACGACGTCGCCCAGTCCGCCGGGATTGTAGAAGCCACCGTTGCCGGTGTCATCGCTGGCGTCCAGCGGTCCGCTGCTGTCGCCCCACCAGTTGTTCTCGGCCACCACGGTGATCGAGGTGTTGGTGTTCTTCACCCCGTAGTACAGGTTGTTGATGAAGTCGCAGCCGCTGATCACCGGGTTGCTGGCACCGCGGCAGGACACGCCGATGTTGCCGTCGGTGAAGGAGCAGTTGGTGATGCTGGGGCTGGCGCTGTTGGCGTCGATGGCGCCGTAGGTGTTGCCATAGCCCCAATAGCGGAACATGCACCAGTCGAAGTTGCAGAGCGCGTCCCAGGAATCGCTGTCCACGTAGATCGCGTTGTTCTGGCGCGAGGGCGAGGTGGCGTTGCCGTCGGTGTTGGTGTCGCCTCCGTAGTAGTCATCCGCGATGTGGGTGAAGATGATCTGCTGGTCGGGGTCGGATCCGCCAATGGCATTGATGCCCTTGTGCACCAGAATCGAGCGACCGTTGACGCCCTTGATCACGATGCCCGGCGCGATCGAGAGTTCGGCGCTGCTGCCCACGGTCAGGTTGTCTTCCAGCACGTAGACCAGGTTGGCGATGCCGTCGCTGGACTTCTGCACCATCGAGATGTTCTGGGCCAGGGTCTCGCCCTTGATGCCGATGCCCTGGTACCCATTGCCATAGCCGAAGACGGTGGACGAGTAGTCCACGTTGCTCACCAGCGACTGGTACACGGGGCTGTACTGGGAATTGTCAATGGTGACCGTGTTCATCACTGGCTGGCTGTTGCCGTCGAAGAACACTCCGTGCTGGCAATTGTCGAAGAGGCTGTTGTTGATGGTGGGCGAGGCACTGGTGCACTTGACGCCGGAATAGGCATGGCGGAACTCGCTGTTCTCGATCAGGCAGTTGGCGTCCACGCTGATGTCGGCGAACTGCACCCCATTCCAGTTGGTGTACAGGGGCGTGGTGGCCAGACCGTTGTCCTGGGTGTCCAGCGGGTTGCCCACCGTGTCATCGGCCAGTCCGACCAAGGTCACGCCGTCCATTGCCAGGCTGCCGTTGACCAGCACCGTTGCGCTGGCGCACTTGATCACCACGCCCGGATCGATGTCCAGGTGGGTGGTGGAATTGACAGTCAGCGTCCCGGAGAGGTAACGCGTGATGTTGGTGTAGCCACCAAAGTCCATGGGCTGCAGCACGGTGTTGACCGCGAGCGCCTCGGGATAGATCTCGACCGCCTGGACTTCCACGTTGAAGAACTGGTTGCCGCTGAAGGAAGGAGTGGACACCAGGGACATGCGTACCGGGCAGACATCCATGTTGACGAAGGTGTTGTCTTCCACGATCGGTGCCGCGGCGCCGATGATGTCCAGACCCCAGCGCCCGTTGGTGATTTCGCAGTTGCGGACTTCCGGCGAGGCCGAAAGGCAGCGGATCAGACCGTAGTACTGGCCCGCCCAGCCTCCATAGCGGACCACCGCGTGCTCCAGCACGCTGTTGTTGCCCGAGGACTCCTGGAATGTGATCCAGCCCCAGTTGGCGACGCTGGGCGAGGTGCCGCTGCCGTCTTCGTTGGTGTCGCCACCCACCGCATCGTCCAGCACCGAGGTCAGCACCACCCGGTTGTTGACCTGACCGAGCATGCTCAGGTCACCCAGCACGCTGATGTTGCCATAGGTCAGGAATTTGGCCACCACGCCTTCGTCCATGATCAGGTGGCCACTTTCCTGGATGATGAAGGTGGTCAGGAAGAGGTAGGTGAAGTTGTTCACTCCCGCCACGTTGCGCTGGGGCAGGGTGGCGGTCACGGTCAGAGGCTCGCTGATGATGCCCAGAGCGAAGTAGCCATTGTTGACGAAGGTGTTGTTGAAGGAAATCACCGGATTGGAGGTCACGGCCATGTAGATCGGTGTGCTCTGACTGCTCTGGATGGTGCAGTCGCTGATCGTGGGGGCACTGGTGCCGCGGATCGAGACTCCGAAATAGTTTGCCGTGAGAATGCTGTTGTCGATGGTCGGCGCCGAGTTCTCGCAGCGGATCGCGCCGTCGCTGCTGGTGCCACCGTAGGAGATCAGCGCATTGGAGATGTGGCAGTTGGGGTCATCGGCGGTGGCCCGGAAGTCGATGCTGCCCCAGTTGGAATAGCTCGGGCTGGTGGCGCTGCCGTCGTTGTTGGTGTCGGCCGGATCACCGTGGTTGTCGTCCTTGAGCGAGGTGATCACCACCGGGTCGGTGAGCGTGCCTACCGCTTCCAGGCTGCCGTCCACCAGAATGTCCACACCGGCGGCGCGCACCTTGAGCACCACGCCCGGATCAATGATCAGGTGGGTGCCGCTGTCGATGCGCAGGTCATCTTCCAGCAGATAGGTGATGTTGCCGTAACCGGCCAGGCTGCGCTGGAACAGGGTGCAGCTGGTGCCCAGATACTCGCCCAGGATTCCCAGACTGGTCCAGGCATTGTTGCTGTATACGATGTTGCTGAAGGTGGGCGTGGCCGCCACCGACATGGTGATCGGCGAACGGTCGTGGTTGCTGAAGGTGCAGTCGCTCACCACCGGGTTGCTGTTGCCGAAGATCATCAGGCCATGGTCGTTGTTGTCAAAGAAATCACAGTCGGCAATCGTGGGCGAGCTGTCGAAGAGGCCCACGGCCGCCCAGCGGTACATGCCGTCCAGATTCGTGTGCCAGTACCCTCCGGCGTAGCGGATGTTGAGATGGTCCAGCCCGCCGGTCGAGCTTGTATACGCGATCCCGCGCCAGTCTCCGGCTGCGGGCGAGGTGATGCTGCCGTCGTTGTTGGTGTCCGCCGGGTTGCCCCAGTTGTCGTCCTTGACGCTGGTGAAGGTCACCGGCTGGGCCAGCGTGCCATTGATGTTGAGAGTGCCGCTGTTGATCGAGAGGCCATAACTGGCGCTGGTGAACTTGACCACCACCCCGGGATCCACGGTCAGCGCGAGGCCGCTGGGCACGGTGATGTTGCCGGCCACCACGTAGGTCACATTGGGCACACTGGTGAAATTGCGCACGGGCAGGAACCCATTGGAACTGAGGGTCTCGGGAATGATCCCGATGGCGTCATAGCCATTGTTCGAGGTGCTGAAATCGTTGCCACTCATCACGGGCAGCGAGCTCAGGCTCATGTAGATCGGGGTGTTGGTGGCCACCGCGAAGTTGCAGTTGGTGATGTTGGGCGTCGAGACCCCGGTCATGTGCAGCGGATAGGTGCTGTTGCTGAACAGACAGTTGTCGAAACTGGGGCCGGCGTTCTCGGTGTAGATCGCCGAGGTGCCGAAACGCACGGTGGTGTATTCCATGGTGCAACCGGCATCGTTGGAGTCACCGTAATAGTAGATGCGCTGCCAGTTGGCGGCCGCGGGCGAGCTGGCGGGGCCGTCGCCGTTGGTATCACCCAGCACATTGTCGTCGCGGATGCTGGTGATCCAGTTGTTCTGCAGGGCCGTGCCGTTGCAGGCGAAACTGCCGTGTACATAGAGATAGGAAGAGATGGCCATCTTGAGCACGGTGCCCGCGGCCAGGCTGAGCGTGCGTCCCACCGGGATGGTCACGGAGCTGGCGAAATGATAGGCCACGTCGGTGTTGCTGTCCAGCTGGATGTCCTGGGACAGGATGCCGAAGTTGCAGTAGATCTGGGGATAATCGTTGTTCACCAGACCGTTGGTGCCGGTCAGGTTCAGAGTCATGGCCGAGGTGTTCAGCGAGAGTGGGTAGCGCGTGTTCTCCACGCTGCAGGTGTTCATGCTGAGGTTGCCACCCGTGCTGACGCTGATGCCGTCCCAGGCGGAATCGGAGATGGTGCAATGGTCCATGGTCAGTGTGTGCCCGGTGACGGCCACCTGGGCCACGCTGCTCAGGGAGCCGCCGTTGCGGATGCTGACATGGGCCAGCGAGCTGGAGAGCCCCGAACTGCGGAACTGGATTTCACGCCAGCTTCCCGCTCCACCGGTTCCATCGATGGTGATCGGGTCCACGGCGGTTCCGGCCGCCTGGATGCAGCCATCCACGAGCAGATAGTAGTTGCCGTCAACGATCAGCTCGACGCCGGGGTCGATCGTCAGGGTGTGTCCGGACGTGATCTGGGTGTTGCCCGTGATGTGCCAGGGTGATCCGGCCACGTCCAGCGTCAGGTCGCTGGCCACGGTTGTGGGCACGGAATCAGCCAGGGCCACCCGGCTCAGGGCCATCAGGCACAGGATGAACAAGGGTCTGCGCATGTCGAACTCCTTTATGGCGATGCTGGGATTGCTGCATGTGGTTCCCGCAGGAACGGCCCAAAGATTCACTTGAGGGGGCAGTCACGATGTGATACCGGACACCTTTGACAACTTAGGCAGAAAGCTGGGCCAGGCGTTCGCGCTGACTTCACCGATGATGCGGTATGGAGAACTGGACGGAAGGGAGAATCGAAGACGGGGTCAGCGGCGGTCGAGGGCGGTGTCCTTGAGATAGGCATAGGCGCCACCGCTTTCGGAATCAGGGTCGGTACAGGCATCCTTGATTGCCAGGATTTCACCCAGGTGGTCCAGGAAGCAGTCCAGCACGCGCGGGTCAAAGTGGCGCGCCCGGCCTTCACGCAGAATGCCCACGGCCTTCTCCACCGAGAAGGCCCGTTTGTAGGGACGCTCGGAAGTCAGGGCGTCGAACACATCGGCCACCGCACAGATCCGGCCCCAGAGGGGAATATCTTCTCCGGCCAGTCCGCTGGGATAGCCACTGCCGTCCCATTTCTCATGGTGGCTGAGGGCGATCACCCGGCCTGCCTGAAGCAGCGTCGAGGGCGAGCCCTCGAGAATCCGTGCTCCCAGCAGGGTGTGCTGCTTCATGATCAGGAACTCGTTCTCGGTCAGCTTGCCCGGCTTCAGCAGGACGGAATCGGGGATGCCGATCTTGCCCACGTCGTGCATCGGGCTGGCCACGCGCAGCGTGTCGACTTCGGCAGCCGGGCACCCCATGGCACGTGCAAGCAACTCACTGTACCGGCTCATCCGCTCGATGTGCTGGGCCGTGTCCTCGTCCTTGAATTCGGCGGCCAGCACCAGGCGTTTGATGGTGTCGATGTGGGCATGCCAGGTTTCGCGATTGGCCAGTTCCAGTTCGGCCGTGCGCAGCTGGACCTTCATCTCCAGCTCGTCCTTGTGCTGACGCAGCGAGTCCTGGGCGGCCTTCATGCGCAGCTGGGTACGTGTGCGCACGCGCAGTTCCGTGATGTCAACCGGCTTGTTGATGAAGTCGTTGGCGCCTGCCTGGATGGCATGCAGGCGGTCTTCGCGGCTGGCCATCGAGGTGACCATCACGATCGGCAGCTCGTTGTAGTCGCGCTGCTTGCGGATCTGGCGCACCACCTCGAAGCCATCCATGCCGGGCAGCATGACATCCAGCAGGACCAGATCGAAAGGCTGGTCCATGCGGGCCAGCGCCTCGCGCCCGGTGGTGGCCGTCTCGACAAGGCAGCCGAAGGATTCCATCAGCTCCTGTACGAGACGCAGCACAGCAGGCTCATCGTCCACGATCAGGATGCGCGGGGATCCCGGAAAGTCCGTTTCGTGCAGCATGGTCTCCTGGCGCCTGGAAAGTTCCGGAAATGCCCTGGGCCTGCCGTGACTCGGGTCGAGCGGCCGTCGACATTTTATCGGAGCGCCCATCCCCGAATTGACCATCTCCAACGGAATTTCCCGTACTGCCAGGTTTGACCAGTCCTCAGTGACGCATCTCGCCACAGAATCGCGCGATGTTGAGCAGATCGGCCAGAATGCCCGAAGCTGTCTGGGCCGCTCCGGCTCCCGGACCACGCAACAGGACGCGCCCCAGCGGCTGGGTCGTCAGTTCCAGAGCGTTCTCGTTGCCGTTGACCGAGGCCAGCAGGTCGCCGGGCGCCAGTTCCTCGAGTCCGACGCTGGCCTCCAGGCTGTCACCCACCTTGTTCAGCCGGGCAATCAGCTTCAGGGCCCCGCCCTTCTCGCGGGCCGCCAGCAGCTTCTCGGCAGTGACCCCCACAATGCCCGAGGTCCTGACCGCACTGGCCGGGAGCTCCTGGCCGTGGATCACGCGCGCCAGGATCATGACCTTGCTGCGCGCATCCCAGCCTTCCACATCGGCGCGGGGATCGGCTTCGAGGTAGCCCAGTTCCCGGGCGGCTTCCAGAGCCTTCTCCCAGGGCACTCCCGCCTCCAGCTCAGCCAGCAGATAATTGGTGGTGCCGTTGAGAATTCCGCGCAGCCCGGGCACGTCCTGTCCCGCCAGCCCCTCACGCAGCAGACTGAGCACGGGTGTCCCGGAGAACACGGTAGCCTCGGCGCGCAGCAGGCGACCCCGGCTGACCGCCAGATCTTCCAGTTCGTTCCAGCCGAAGAGCGCGGGCGCCTTGTCGGCCAGCACCAGATGGCGACTGGCCTTGAGCGCCAGGCGGCAACGGTCGAGAGCAGGCTGGCCGTCCAGCAGGTTGCCCGGTCCCATCTCCACGTGGATGTCCGCGGGCAGGATGCTGCAGAGTTCGAAGGGGTCCAGATCACGACGCAGACCCAGCCCCTCGGGATACTCGGCCAGCGACCGCTCGCGACCCAACTCGGCCAGCGCATCCAGATTGAGCCCCTGGGGGTGATACAGACTGCCCCGCGCACCGGTCTGCACGCCCACCACCCGGAAGCGCGCCGCTCCGGGCATGCTTTCGCGCAGCTTCTGGCGCTGCAGCAGTGTGATCAGCCCCTGGCCCACGGTCCCCAGTCCGAACAGCATCAGTCGCAGCATGGGCTTCGCCCCCGTTTTCCTTGAGTGTTTCCCGCCGCGTTCCGCGGCCCCGTTGGCAACGCCCCAAAGGTACCAACAACCGCCTGAAGCCGACCCGCAGAAACGTCGCCCCGGAAGAAGCCCCCCCACACACGTGATCCTGTCATCTGACTTTCCGGCGAAATCCGGGTCGCCCGGAACGGGGACTGTGGGCATCGGCCGCTCCGGAGTGCTCGAACACTCAATCTTCCCCTTTCTCTGGTATCCTGTCACAGACTCGATTCCGTGATGTCCTCCTTGGCCCGGGACGGCCTCCCGTGACGCATCGTTTTCCACCTTTCTTTGGACGGGTCCAAAGAAAGGTGGAGCCAAAGAAAGACCCTCTTCGCAGGCCCCGCGCCGCGCAAACTTGGCCCGCGATGCGGTCCGGCGATCAAGCGCGGCGGCCCACGTGAATGCCCGACCGTTCCGTCTCGATGGTTCCGCCACCGGCGTCACCGCTTTGGAAGGGGGATTGAATCTTGGGGAAATCGACGGAGTCTCGGGGTGGATAGTTATTCGGCCAGCTCATCGCGCCAGCCCGTGGATTCCCCACGGGTCATGGATGTGTGATGCCCAGTTCGGGGCCTGGCAGTAGACAATTGCCTGGCGAGGCGAAGCCAGAATCCCTTCCCTCGCGCAGCGGGGGAAGGCCTGCCGAAGGCAGGTGGGATGGGGGCTGGATGTATGACATGGCAGGCGATGGTGTGTGGATTGACGGGGCGACACATCCCAAAGCGTCGCTTTGGGCTGAGGAAACAATGCCCCTTCGGGGCGTCCTATTTCAGCAGCAGGATCTTCTGCGTCCGCGATTCCCCGCCTGCAGACAGCTTCACGATGTAGACTCCGCTGGCCAAATCACCGGCATCCCATTGCACATGATGCTCGCCCGCGCTCTCCAGTCCGGAAACGAGTGTCCGCACCTTCTGCCCCAGCACGTTGTACACGGACAGTTCAACCTGCAGCGGGCGGTTGAGGACATAGCCCAGAGTGGTCACGGGGTTGAAGGGATTGGGGTGGGCCGGGTGCAGCACGAAGGTGGACGGTTGCGTCACAAGCGCCTTGCGCGGGGAGCGCACGGCCACCAGATGCTCCAGGGTGCCCGCATGCGGTCCTCCGGTGTAGCCGATGTCGTTGCGCAGGTTGCCCTGGCTGGGCCATAGGGCGAAGCCGGGGTTCTCGGGGTCTTCGATGTCGTCGTAGGTTGTGTCGGGGTCTCCTCCGTCGACCAGTGAGCCGTTCAGTGCGGGCAGAAATCCGCCTTCGATGTCCGGGTCGAAAGGCCAGGCCGAGTCTACCACGATGCCAGGGCCCATCGTGTGTGGCACTACAGGCAGATAACAGTACTCCCACTGAGCCCAGACCTGCTGCCCGGGATCGGACTGTTCGTGCTCCAGCTCAATGAACTGGCAGTTCGACACAGCCAGATTCCGGATCACGGTCTGTGAGTAGTCTCCATAGGACGGCTTGACGATAAAGGGGACATCGCTGTTCACCACCGTGCAATTGCGCATTTCACCGGAATCGAAACAGTTCATGCTCAAGGCGGCTTGCCAACTCGCAGAAATGGGCGTGGCCAAATCCTCCGCTTGTTGCCCATCGACCAGTATGTTCTCCATCACCCACGAAAGGGCACCCGCAAACACTCCTCGGCGACGGTTTTGATAAAGCTGGATGTTGCGCATCACACCACGGCTGTCATAAGTCGTCGTCAAAGTTCCGTCGTCATTGTCACGGAAGACAAGATTCTCTAGAAGATTTCCGGTCTGGCCATCGTTGTACTCGTACAGGTAGAATACTGAACCGAGGCTGCTCAAGCCGGACTCAGGACAGTGATTCGGTTGGGCGTTGCTCTCGAAGAGGCACTTGCTGACACGAAGACCTACCCCCCCATACTGTCTCACATACAGGCAGCGTCCATCGTTGGCCGCGCGTGTGTGGATCGAATAATCATCAGGGTCGATGAGCAGGTTTTCTTGAAACTCACACTGGTTGATGGTCAGACTGTCCAGGTCACGCTGCTGATACAAGTCAATCAAAGCGCCGAATATAGCAACGGCCCGTTCTGGATGTTGCGGATCGTGTGCCAACTCGGTGATGTTGCCGCCAAAGCGACAACTGTCTAGACTGACATCCAACATTGTGATATGCTGCCCCCGATACGCAATGGGGCCTTCGTCTTCTGGCCAGACGCCATTCCCAACCCTGTTGCCCTCGTAGACCAGATGACGCACCAGACCGGTGGACTCCTCACTTCTCAGTCCCAACACATGCTGACAATGTTCGTAATTATTGCGTACAATCAAGTTGTCCACTTTCAACGAATCCCCCAGAAACCAGAGCATGGCTTCGAGTGGGGATCCTCCACAAGGTGCAAGGTGCTGATTACCTTCGAACACAAAGCCCCTTACAGATGGGGCACGAAAACGTGGACCTGCAAATACTTGAAAATCTCCCGTCGCCGAGTTGTCCCTGATCAATACATCATCCAAGTCCATTATTCCATCCGACCCAAACTTCACCCAAAACTGTGGCACATCGCTATAGCCGCGCACCTGCATGTGGCGCACTCGAAGTGGATCTCCATCGAGGTGTGCTGCACGCCCTTGATCGTGTGTTCCGTCAATCCACAGTCTATCGATTTCAAGCCCCCTCCCCATCCATAATGCCACTTGCTCGAGTCCATTCGTGAGGGAATCACTCTGGATCCTAATGTCCTGAAGCCGCGCAGAGCTTGATGATGAAGATCCGAATATTGATCTCCCGCGTGACAATCCTGGGCTTTGCTCATTGTTCTGGAATACCAGATGGCGCACATTCAGATGGATACCGTCCCGAATGGTTAATCCACCAGAGTTGCTTTGAATCTGATACTCGCCATATCCATTTTCAATCACAAATCCAGATATTGTCACACTGTCACCTGTAGAGGTCGATGTAGTCAACACACATCCTCCCCGGTCGCCATTCAATCTGCATTCCAACCAGTCCAGACTGTCGCCGCTCAACTCAAACTCCGACATCAGAGTCATGGTACGGGCTGGCAGCACAAACTGTCCGTTATACGTTCCAGGTGACACCAGCACTGTGTCACCTACACCGCATCCATTCAGAGCCGCTTGCAGATCCTGGAATTGATCAGGGACCCTAAGGCGGGCGGCATGCGCTATGTAGGATAGGCCGCCCAAAATGGCGGCCTGAATCAGCAACGTACCAGAGAAGTATCGACTCACTTCATGACCACCATCTTTGCTGTTTGCGGCGCCCCGATTCCTGCCACCACTCGAATAAAGTAAACCCCGGTTGCGAGATCAGTATCATTTACAATCAGCTCATGGTTTCCAGCAGGTAACTCCCCGTCCCAGATAATACGTACCCGAGCACCTCGCAAATTGTACAGCTCGGCTAACACACGATCATCACCGCGGAGAGTAATCGGTACACGTGTCACTGGGTTGAATGGATTGGGATAAGCAGATCCCAGCCTCTTGGAGTAGGGTTGCTCTGCGAAACTGCCTTGAGTTGATGAGTCACCGCTCTCAGGACCTTCGTCAAGTCCGGAAAAGGTCAGAAAAGGTGATGATCGCTGCGGTCATCCCCGTGACCGAGGCGATGACCGTCAGCATGACCGCCGTTGTGACCGCCGTGGTGACGGACGAAGTGGCGGTCAGAACCGCGGTCAAGGGGGTGGTCAAGGTGGCGGACAGGGTGGCGGTCGGAGCGACCGTCATCCTGTAGGGCCAATTGCCATGCGGCTTGGTGGACAGGGCTGGCGACAAGGTGCCCCACAGGACGACGGTCACGGCGATGGTCGGAATGACCGCCGTGATGACCGTGACCCAATGCCAGTGGGCGCCTGTGCGCCGAGGCTACACCAAAGTCCCCTTCCCTCGCTCAGCGGGGGAAGGCCCGCCGAAAGGCGGGATGGGATGGGGGCGGATTCGTCGCCTGGATTGGCCAGTGCAATCGCTCGGGATCCCCGCTTTCGCGGGGATAAAGTTTTTTTTGGGGGGGGGCGCCACACTGGGTGACACGTTTCGTTTGAGTGATGTGCTTTTGATCCATCCCCTTCCGCAGCGGTGACGCCGGTGGCGGAACCATCGAGACGGAACGGTCGGGCATTCACGCGGGCCGCCGCGCTTGGCCCGAAGGACCGCATCGCGGGCCAAGTTAGCGCGGCGCGAGGCCTGCGAAGAGGGTCTTTCTTTGGCTCCACCTTGCTTTGGACCCGTCCAAAGAAAGGTGGAAAACGATGCATCACGGGAGGCCGAAACCGAGCCGAGGAGTCATCACGGAACCCCGCCAAGCAACAGGATGACGATAGAGGAAGAACACGTGTAGCGGCAGGATTGACACAACGAGAATCGCGGTATAACCAATCGGGGCCCCCATTCTGGGCGACCCGCTACACGGGGGTGACAGGACATGGGGCTCGCCTCACATCAATCTTCTTCCGCAGCGGTGACGCCGGTGGCGGAACCATCGAGACGGAACGGTCGAGCAGGGAACGTGGGCCGCCGCGCTTGCTCGCCGGACCGCGAAGCGGGCCAAGTTTGCGCGGCGCGGGGCCTGCGAAGAGGGTCTTTCTTTGGCTCCACCTTGCTTTGGACCCGTCCAAAGAAAGGTGGAAAACGATGGGTCACCGGAGGCGGTCCCG from Candidatus Delongbacteria bacterium includes the following:
- a CDS encoding right-handed parallel beta-helix repeat-containing protein — its product is MRRPLFILCLMALSRVALADSVPTTVASDLTLDVAGSPWHITGNTQITSGHTLTIDPGVELIVDGNYYLLVDGCIQAAGTAVDPITIDGTGGAGSWREIQFRSSGLSSSLAHVSIRNGGSLSSVAQVAVTGHTLTMDHCTISDSAWDGISVSTGGNLSMNTCSVENTRYPLSLNTSAMTLNLTGTNGLVNNDYPQIYCNFGILSQDIQLDSNTDVAYHFASSVTIPVGRTLSLAAGTVLKMAISSYLYVHGSFACNGTALQNNWITSIRDDNVLGDTNGDGPASSPAAANWQRIYYYGDSNDAGCTMEYTTVRFGTSAIYTENAGPSFDNCLFSNSTYPLHMTGVSTPNITNCNFAVATNTPIYMSLSSLPVMSGNDFSTSNNGYDAIGIIPETLSSNGFLPVRNFTSVPNVTYVVAGNITVPSGLALTVDPGVVVKFTSASYGLSINSGTLNINGTLAQPVTFTSVKDDNWGNPADTNNDGSITSPAAGDWRGIAYTSSTGGLDHLNIRYAGGYWHTNLDGMYRWAAVGLFDSSPTIADCDFFDNNDHGLMIFGNSNPVVSDCTFSNHDRSPITMSVAATPTFSNIVYSNNAWTSLGILGEYLGTSCTLFQRSLAGYGNITYLLEDDLRIDSGTHLIIDPGVVLKVRAAGVDILVDGSLEAVGTLTDPVVITSLKDDNHGDPADTNNDGSATSPSYSNWGSIDFRATADDPNCHISNALISYGGTSSDGAIRCENSAPTIDNSILTANYFGVSIRGTSAPTISDCTIQSSQSTPIYMAVTSNPVISFNNTFVNNGYFALGIISEPLTVTATLPQRNVAGVNNFTYLFLTTFIIQESGHLIMDEGVVAKFLTYGNISVLGDLSMLGQVNNRVVLTSVLDDAVGGDTNEDGSGTSPSVANWGWITFQESSGNNSVLEHAVVRYGGWAGQYYGLIRCLSASPEVRNCEITNGRWGLDIIGAAAPIVEDNTFVNMDVCPVRMSLVSTPSFSGNQFFNVEVQAVEIYPEALAVNTVLQPMDFGGYTNITRYLSGTLTVNSTTHLDIDPGVVIKCASATVLVNGSLAMDGVTLVGLADDTVGNPLDTQDNGLATTPLYTNWNGVQFADISVDANCLIENSEFRHAYSGVKCTSASPTINNSLFDNCQHGVFFDGNSQPVMNTVTIDNSQYSPVYQSLVSNVDYSSTVFGYGNGYQGIGIKGETLAQNISMVQKSSDGIANLVYVLEDNLTVGSSAELSIAPGIVIKGVNGRSILVHKGINAIGGSDPDQQIIFTHIADDYYGGDTNTDGNATSPSRQNNAIYVDSDSWDALCNFDWCMFRYWGYGNTYGAIDANSASPSITNCSFTDGNIGVSCRGASNPVISGCDFINNLYYGVKNTNTSITVVAENNWWGDSSGPLDASDDTGNGGFYNPGGLGDVVSDYVDYEPWTTVLQLPRLGDVSLNGEIHAYDASLVLSHLVGGIVLTPLQLAVADVTGDGVVDAVDPAYILQYVVGSLTTFPGELSATPEEPFDPDTELDAQARPEGDGWVLELQLTGENTLKGFEAHWSIDDTALEIVDVSCSQPGVTLRWHSEAGELRVALATLSPLEEALQLQVHVLGAQPVESLLELEGAWVNGHTLGASTEVASELPASFKLYPNWPNPFNPATHIAFDLPQAQNLSLTVYNIAGQRVRSLHQGPLPAGHHELRWDGTNQAGLGVASGVYILSLESATVHGTLRMTLLK
- a CDS encoding response regulator, encoding MLHETDFPGSPRILIVDDEPAVLRLVQELMESFGCLVETATTGREALARMDQPFDLVLLDVMLPGMDGFEVVRQIRKQRDYNELPIVMVTSMASREDRLHAIQAGANDFINKPVDITELRVRTRTQLRMKAAQDSLRQHKDELEMKVQLRTAELELANRETWHAHIDTIKRLVLAAEFKDEDTAQHIERMSRYSELLARAMGCPAAEVDTLRVASPMHDVGKIGIPDSVLLKPGKLTENEFLIMKQHTLLGARILEGSPSTLLQAGRVIALSHHEKWDGSGYPSGLAGEDIPLWGRICAVADVFDALTSERPYKRAFSVEKAVGILREGRARHFDPRVLDCFLDHLGEILAIKDACTDPDSESGGAYAYLKDTALDRR
- a CDS encoding homoserine dehydrogenase is translated as MLRLMLFGLGTVGQGLITLLQRQKLRESMPGAARFRVVGVQTGARGSLYHPQGLNLDALAELGRERSLAEYPEGLGLRRDLDPFELCSILPADIHVEMGPGNLLDGQPALDRCRLALKASRHLVLADKAPALFGWNELEDLAVSRGRLLRAEATVFSGTPVLSLLREGLAGQDVPGLRGILNGTTNYLLAELEAGVPWEKALEAARELGYLEADPRADVEGWDARSKVMILARVIHGQELPASAVRTSGIVGVTAEKLLAAREKGGALKLIARLNKVGDSLEASVGLEELAPGDLLASVNGNENALELTTQPLGRVLLRGPGAGAAQTASGILADLLNIARFCGEMRH
- a CDS encoding T9SS type A sorting domain-containing protein codes for the protein MSGDSLDWLECRLNGDRGGCVLTTSTSTGDSVTISGFVIENGYGEYQIQSNSGGLTIRDGIHLNVRHLVFQNNEQSPGLSRGRSIFGSSSSSSARLQDIRIQSDSLTNGLEQVALWMGRGLEIDRLWIDGTHDQGRAAHLDGDPLRVRHMQVRGYSDVPQFWVKFGSDGIMDLDDVLIRDNSATGDFQVFAGPRFRAPSVRGFVFEGNQHLAPCGGSPLEAMLWFLGDSLKVDNLIVRNNYEHCQHVLGLRSEESTGLVRHLVYEGNRVGNGVWPEDEGPIAYRGQHITMLDVSLDSCRFGGNITELAHDPQHPERAVAIFGALIDLYQQRDLDSLTINQCEFQENLLIDPDDYSIHTRAANDGRCLYVRQYGGVGLRVSKCLFESNAQPNHCPESGLSSLGSVFYLYEYNDGQTGNLLENLVFRDNDDGTLTTTYDSRGVMRNIQLYQNRRRGVFAGALSWVMENILVDGQQAEDLATPISASWQAALSMNCFDSGEMRNCTVVNSDVPFIVKPSYGDYSQTVIRNLAVSNCQFIELEHEQSDPGQQVWAQWEYCYLPVVPHTMGPGIVVDSAWPFDPDIEGGFLPALNGSLVDGGDPDTTYDDIEDPENPGFALWPSQGNLRNDIGYTGGPHAGTLEHLVAVRSPRKALVTQPSTFVLHPAHPNPFNPVTTLGYVLNRPLQVELSVYNVLGQKVRTLVSGLESAGEHHVQWDAGDLASGVYIVKLSAGGESRTQKILLLK
- a CDS encoding T9SS type A sorting domain-containing protein, with amino-acid sequence MTRVPITLRGDDRVLAELYNLRGARVRIIWDGELPAGNHELIVNDTDLATGVYFIRVVAGIGAPQTAKMVVMK